One region of Algihabitans albus genomic DNA includes:
- the betA gene encoding choline dehydrogenase: MREQAYDYVIVGAGSAGCVLAARLSEDPAVSVLLLEAGGPDRGLMSWMIHMPAALAEPLKGKRYNWAYQSEPEPYMDGRQIYQPRGRVIGGSSSINGMAYVRGHARDYDRWAQKGLRGWDYSHVLPYFRKAETHEAGEDAYHGGDGPLRVTAGRLDHPLYNAWIEAGRQAGYPITEDMNGAQQEGLSRLDRTTWAGERWSAAKGYLQPATTRPNLSVIDRALVTKIGVEGGRATGVTYKRRGLERSVRAEREVILAGGAINSPQLLLLSGIGPADELRALGIEIVADRPGVGDNLQDHLEVYVQHACTKPVTLYPSLKPWNKLKIGMDWVFFRKGLGTTSHFEAGGFIRSRAGVEHPDLQYHFLPIAINYDGSSPAGGHGFQAHVGPVRPTSRGKLKLRSADPKAAPSILFNYMASEQDRREMREGIKLTREIFAQAAFDPLRGAELSPGPTVTSDADLDAFVRAEGESAYHPSCTCKMGPDSDPLAVVDGAGRVYGVEGLRVVDASIMPDIVSGNLNAPTVMLAEKIADDLRGRQALPPSEAAVWIHPQWESQQR; the protein is encoded by the coding sequence ATGCGCGAGCAAGCCTACGACTACGTCATCGTCGGGGCCGGTTCGGCCGGCTGCGTGCTGGCCGCCCGGCTGAGCGAAGATCCCGCCGTCTCCGTGCTGCTGCTGGAGGCCGGCGGCCCGGACCGCGGCCTGATGTCTTGGATGATCCATATGCCGGCGGCCCTGGCCGAACCGCTGAAGGGCAAACGCTACAACTGGGCCTACCAGTCCGAGCCCGAGCCCTACATGGACGGCCGGCAGATCTATCAGCCGCGCGGCCGCGTGATCGGCGGATCGAGTTCGATCAACGGCATGGCCTACGTGCGCGGACACGCGCGCGACTACGACCGCTGGGCACAGAAAGGCTTGCGGGGCTGGGACTACAGTCATGTGCTGCCTTACTTCCGCAAGGCGGAGACGCACGAAGCGGGCGAGGACGCCTATCACGGCGGCGATGGCCCGCTTCGGGTGACGGCGGGCCGACTCGATCACCCCCTCTACAACGCCTGGATCGAAGCCGGCCGGCAAGCAGGCTACCCCATTACCGAAGATATGAACGGCGCACAGCAGGAGGGGCTGTCGCGCCTGGACCGCACCACCTGGGCCGGCGAGCGCTGGTCGGCCGCTAAGGGCTACCTGCAGCCGGCGACGACCCGGCCGAACCTGAGCGTGATCGACCGCGCCCTGGTCACCAAGATCGGGGTCGAGGGCGGCCGCGCGACCGGCGTGACCTACAAGCGCCGCGGCCTGGAACGGTCCGTCCGGGCCGAGCGCGAGGTGATCCTGGCGGGCGGCGCGATCAACTCGCCGCAACTGCTGCTGCTCTCCGGCATCGGCCCGGCCGACGAGCTGCGCGCGCTGGGGATCGAGATCGTGGCGGACCGCCCCGGCGTTGGCGACAACCTGCAGGACCATCTGGAGGTCTACGTCCAGCACGCCTGCACGAAACCGGTGACCCTCTACCCGTCGCTCAAACCCTGGAACAAGCTGAAGATCGGCATGGACTGGGTGTTCTTCCGCAAGGGCCTCGGCACCACCAGCCACTTCGAGGCCGGTGGCTTCATTCGCAGCCGCGCCGGCGTCGAGCACCCCGATCTGCAGTATCACTTCCTGCCCATCGCCATAAACTACGACGGCAGCAGCCCGGCCGGCGGTCACGGCTTCCAGGCCCATGTCGGGCCGGTGCGGCCGACGAGCCGCGGCAAGCTGAAGCTCCGTTCCGCCGACCCGAAGGCGGCGCCCTCGATCCTGTTCAACTATATGGCCAGCGAGCAGGATCGCCGGGAGATGCGCGAAGGCATCAAGCTGACCCGTGAAATCTTCGCGCAAGCGGCCTTCGACCCTCTGCGTGGAGCGGAACTGAGCCCAGGCCCGACCGTCACCAGTGACGCGGACCTGGACGCCTTCGTGCGCGCCGAGGGCGAGAGCGCCTACCACCCCTCCTGCACTTGCAAGATGGGCCCCGACAGCGATCCCCTGGCGGTGGTCGACGGCGCCGGTCGGGTCTATGGGGTCGAGGGGCTGCGCGTGGTGGACGCCTCGATCATGCCGGACATCGTCAGCGGCAATCTCAATGCACCCACCGTGATGCTGGCCGAGAAGATCGCCGACGACCTCCGCGGGCGCCAGGCCCTGCCTCCCTCGGAAGCGGCCGTCTGGATCCACCCGCAGTGGGAAAGCCAGCAGCGCTAG
- the betI gene encoding transcriptional regulator BetI, with protein sequence MPKLGMERLRRRQLIEATIDTIHEVGFAAASLQAIAKRAGVSPGLVAHYFTDKNGLLEATLRALFEDLNRDLVARLTAARTPRARMEAVIDANLATNQFDPRLAKVWLAFWAQSLHVPALERIQRVYQRRMFANLFHAAKQLMRERPARDLAEGLAGLIDGLWLRATLAGGRPGSSSARRIVRDYLHTQLAREPVDA encoded by the coding sequence ATGCCAAAGCTCGGCATGGAACGGCTACGTCGGCGCCAACTGATCGAGGCGACGATCGACACGATCCACGAAGTCGGCTTCGCCGCCGCCAGCCTGCAAGCCATCGCCAAGCGCGCCGGCGTCTCGCCCGGCTTGGTGGCCCACTACTTCACCGACAAGAACGGCCTGCTGGAAGCGACCTTGCGCGCCCTCTTCGAAGACCTGAACCGAGACCTGGTCGCGCGCCTGACGGCGGCAAGGACTCCTCGTGCGCGCATGGAGGCGGTGATCGACGCGAACCTGGCGACCAATCAGTTCGACCCGCGCCTCGCCAAGGTCTGGCTCGCCTTCTGGGCGCAGTCCCTGCATGTCCCAGCCCTGGAGCGCATTCAGCGCGTCTATCAACGGCGTATGTTCGCCAATCTCTTCCACGCCGCGAAGCAGCTCATGCGAGAGCGCCCGGCACGCGATCTCGCCGAGGGCCTGGCCGGACTGATCGACGGCCTCTGGCTGCGCGCCACCCTGGCCGGCGGCCGGCCGGGCAGCAGCTCCGCGCGGCGGATCGTCCGCGACTATCTGCACACCCAACTCGCACGGGAGCCCGTCGATGCCTGA
- the betB gene encoding betaine-aldehyde dehydrogenase — protein sequence MPDATLLPTLTTQKAWIGGHPLDNGDGRTFETLNPATNQALCDVQISGAAEIEAAVAAAEAGFAAWSDMGGTARGRVLKRAADLLRARNRELAVLETLDSGKPISESETVDVHSGADCLEYYGGLAATLGGEHVDLGAEWNHSFFYTRREPLGICAGIGAWNYPLQIACWKAAPALACGNAMIFKPAELTPLTALKLAEVFKEAGLPDGVFNVVQGFAETGQLLTRHERIAKVSLTGEVGTGKKVMADAAKTLKEVTLELGGKSPLIVFADADLDNAVSAALLANFFTQGEICSNGTRVFVEAPVKDAFLEKLVARTKAMRIGDPMDPATQVGALISAEHRDKVLAYVQAGVAAGARLVAGGGAPEEPALANGNYMAPAIFDGCNDEMSIVREEVFGPLLSLLTFTEEEEVVARANATPFGLAAGIFTRDLRRAHRVIARLQAGTCWINTYNLTPIEMPFGGYRQSGLGRENGRAAIEHYSQLKSVYVEMGDVDSPY from the coding sequence ATGCCTGACGCGACCCTTCTGCCGACCCTCACGACCCAGAAGGCCTGGATCGGCGGCCACCCGCTCGACAACGGCGACGGCCGAACCTTCGAGACCCTCAACCCGGCGACCAACCAAGCGCTCTGCGACGTACAGATCTCCGGCGCCGCCGAGATCGAAGCGGCGGTCGCGGCGGCGGAAGCCGGCTTCGCCGCCTGGTCCGACATGGGCGGCACGGCCCGAGGCCGCGTGCTGAAACGCGCGGCCGATCTTCTGCGCGCACGCAATCGCGAGCTGGCGGTCCTGGAGACGCTGGACAGTGGGAAGCCGATTTCGGAGTCGGAGACGGTCGACGTTCACTCCGGCGCCGACTGCCTGGAGTACTACGGCGGGCTGGCGGCGACGCTGGGCGGAGAGCACGTCGATCTGGGCGCCGAATGGAACCACAGTTTCTTCTACACGCGGCGGGAGCCGCTCGGGATCTGCGCCGGGATCGGCGCCTGGAACTACCCGCTCCAGATCGCCTGCTGGAAAGCCGCGCCGGCCCTGGCCTGCGGCAACGCCATGATCTTCAAGCCGGCGGAACTGACACCCTTGACCGCGTTGAAGCTAGCCGAGGTCTTCAAGGAGGCCGGACTGCCGGACGGCGTGTTCAACGTGGTCCAGGGCTTCGCGGAGACCGGGCAGTTGCTGACGCGGCACGAGCGGATCGCCAAGGTTTCTCTGACCGGTGAAGTCGGGACCGGAAAGAAGGTGATGGCCGACGCCGCCAAGACCCTCAAGGAAGTCACCTTGGAATTGGGCGGCAAGTCGCCGCTGATCGTCTTCGCCGACGCCGATCTCGACAACGCCGTCTCGGCCGCGCTGCTGGCGAACTTCTTTACCCAGGGCGAGATCTGCTCGAACGGCACCCGCGTCTTCGTCGAAGCCCCCGTCAAGGATGCCTTTCTGGAGAAGCTGGTCGCCCGCACGAAGGCCATGCGGATCGGCGATCCGATGGACCCCGCGACCCAGGTGGGGGCGCTGATCTCGGCGGAACACCGCGACAAGGTGCTTGCCTACGTCCAGGCCGGCGTCGCAGCCGGCGCCAGGCTGGTCGCGGGCGGCGGCGCGCCGGAGGAGCCGGCCCTGGCCAACGGCAACTACATGGCGCCGGCCATCTTCGACGGCTGCAACGACGAGATGAGCATCGTGCGCGAGGAAGTCTTCGGCCCCCTGCTCTCCCTCCTCACCTTTACCGAGGAAGAGGAGGTCGTCGCCCGCGCGAACGCGACGCCCTTCGGTCTGGCAGCCGGCATCTTCACCCGCGACCTGAGACGCGCGCACCGGGTGATCGCCCGGCTGCAGGCGGGCACGTGCTGGATCAACACCTACAACCTCACGCCCATCGAAATGCCCTTCGGCGGCTACCGGCAATCCGGTCTCGGCCGCGAGAACGGCCGGGCCGCGATCGAACACTACAGCCAACTGAAATCCGTCTACGTCGAGATGGGCGACGTCGACTCTCCTTATTGA